agcgacgtgatcgcggtaggatatcagcacggaagtgtcactgggccctcccgggaagccctcctcctgctcatcctcctccccgagtggagggtcaacatccggtacatcctccgcctcgtggtatgatactgccacctcctcctcctcctctcgctggcgggaagaagatacccgagccagccgactcctaaatccaaatgtagaggtaccctcgcccatctccacgggaactcgcacacgtcgtccccgaccctgcccccgtccctgtgtcgacgccagctgcgccgcctcccgctcgcgtctagccgacgcagtctgggtctctctaccctgtctgatgcgtgttggttggttgcctgacatgttcctcaaaacaattgaaatcgattaatatgcgagacaacagaaaaaactaaaaaaaattgaaattttgatacacttcggaagttcatttccgaaactgggaatggaggtgttttcggaaatgaacttccgaaacacccctgcgcataagttctctgcaacctccaatggcagaccccaaaatcctaaaacataactaattttattcattctaaacaacctaaatagcagttTAGAGTTTGACTAATGGatctaaacaacctaaacaaccctaatagagatataataatggatctaaaaattgaaaaaaatgcacTAAATTTACCACTAATAGAGTTTGGGATGATTTAGattgagattggaagaagatgttggcaatctctgatacttcacacttgctttttgcagaaattttgaagagagGTTGAGTTTAGAAtagaattagggtaaatgaattagGGGAGGGggactgttttgcttaatctgcaaaacgcgcagtatttcggaaatgaacttccgaaatgctgttttcggaaatgaacttccgaaataaggcaattttttcaaaaaaaaagcgcttttggagatgcatctccgaaaatacctttttcttgcatttcggatatgcatttttgAAGTCAGGGCTAgtttggatttttcaccagagatgggctagaaggttgggaggtctataaagaaattttcataccCTAATCTACATTAGCTAAATCCATACAGCGTGTGGGGAAGAGAAATTAAGCATTAATTTGTATATGAGGGTTGATTGTTGCAAAGTCCAAAGTCCAAGTCCAAGGTCTACGACTACAACTAAAGGCAGAAATGAAATTGATCTATACAAAAGATGAAACAAGTCTACAACTGATTGCCAAAGTCCATGGTCAGggcaaaaatgaaatatttttctaAGGAGTTGTAGTACCGCAATTTGTTCAGacgtttaaaaattaaaaaaacaaggaTAATATGCTTAATCTTATGATATTCTATTCgtttaaaaaaatcttttaaaaaatggTTATTTTAGtctattaaatttgatttttattttaatcacaatctttttaaaaaatattttatttcataaagtaaaaaaaaaagtgaaaaaaataattttagagaACCTCTTACCCCACCCCCTCTCGTCTCTCATGCATCACGTGTGTTATCAATAACGCCCTCTGTTTTTGTAGATGTACATctgaaagtatttttttttttaaatttggttttttttcgtAGGTGTATTTACGGAAGTGTAAAAAACATAGTGAATgttggaaaaattcaaattattttagttCAATAAATATACCTACGAAACATTCTATTATATTTTGATGTTCATTTTTGTAAACCCTAAAGGCTAAGGTAATGGAAAAAAATACATTGTATACATCGCATAAATTgcactataatttgatgttccatttttttaagagaaaaagggatatgcattgacagtgtaaaaaggGATACACTGTTAactaatcacaaccatgtatccaattaaaacacaattttaattttaaaaaactaatatgacatggcaagtgtaagaattttgattggttgtatgtgtaaagttagtttacactgtcaatacactacctttaaactctttttttttatatccTAAACCCTAAGGCAATAGAAAATAGTACACCAAAATAATATACCGTATACATTGTATAAATTGCACTATAATTTAATATTccgtttttgtttaaaaaaattagaatttagaATGCTCTGTAGGTACATTTAGGGAACACTATATTTTTAACacatttcgtagatgcatctttgGAAGATTTACTAAACTGAAAAGATTTACATTTTTTCAACGTTCATTATGTTTTTAAACTTCCGTAAATATATCTACGaaataaaccaattttttttattaaaaaagttaattttgaatgtgcatctacgaaagcagaaacataattaaaattttaccAAGTGACTGTGAGAATCAATAGATGTAATGAGATATTCTCTTTTTATTGTTTTGCTATATTTAAtcttattttcatttttcttttaagtatttttacttattgtttatttgtttattgtatttaacaaaaagtatatataaacaAAAAGTTCCATTCATCTTAGCCAATTTTATTTGAGTCCAAGtctacaaagaaaaaaaaaccacTTAACATACAATTCAaaaattaactcgcagcggaatcaacaaacttcataaatatttaattcaagtcgtagcatcattgtacggtaactttaagttacaatttaaaccaaaaccatataaaaattcagcaaaagaaataataattaaaacaatcgttttaccccccgagtgctacgtatcagagcaagacaccaactcgactaacagcaactaaagacttcttaaaatcacttcaaaacttccaccgctatcttgaatacctgtccgtttcccacggtaagggaaacatcattcagaaggggtgagatgtcgaaaaatataaacaaaagtatgataattaatatgttagaattaaatcatacaaaattatcactttacaactttcagacgagctataacaacaatttaaaactgtacagttataataacaaaatcaacaacataataataatagttataacaactatttttttatcttctagacggtacctgtcacaacaagtcattagcataacaacttataattacaactttacattatcacaattcacttcacatcgtcatattcaacaacaactcaagtcatatcacgtcacaattaaatcacactcatgcgacatataatgagactctacaattgcacatgcatgtggtacccagggcttcagcccccatcgccaattgccagttaacagaggcatcaaggcataagccttcgtcactaatttgccaattcaggccgtcaccaaaaaatgcatatgtatatgaatgcaacaaacacacacaataaacaacatcatcgtcacaaaggcataagcctatatcgttgctataccaataaatagaggtatacgtCGTcaatgaaacatcctgcaacttcgcataaaacaacaacaattatcaccacaacaacaactaatttcatcgaatcaacacgacaaaatcacaacaaataatccatggaaaaattcatacaCCTTAATCCCACATATAGTCATCATATTcatggttatataattcgaaccccacccttaccttggtaaatatggactctttcaccatagctctaagtttttctccaaaagaaatcctttctaacatcaattggagacacacctaaacaccagttcgggaatcagcttatcagacaaacttaaaaccctcaaaatcaaaatcgcttcggtcagaacttacctctatgagtcaggaacgttgtgtccaagtaccataacgatccaacggttggattgagagatatgcccgatttgccaaggtgactctatgctgcaacttgctgcgaaaattaaggcttcctccataattttcttcttctctcaagtgctcctcccttctttctcttctcttttctatttttcctttctccccaaaaataagttatgagactccaactctaaaaccctaatttgctcctcttactatctcttttctcttaatgggcttaacccataatccatctatgacgtttctactactaagacccaattaactatatctctcatacaacttaactaacccaaataacacaaacaaacatacaattaaatatttcaaataattattatatcacataataactaactaaataaataattattaaaaataccaaatagtataattactaatataattaataaaaatattaataaaatcaggaTGTTACAAATTTGACACCCTAAATCGTAACTCTATAACTCTTATTTACACTAATACATGACTAAGTGTCTATAATGGCTTTCTCCTTAGAAGTCGACACATATTCCGCTGCATGTTTCTTGCCTTAGATTTGCTTCCATGTATTTTCTTGGTATCGATAAGACCAAAAAATAGTTATTTGTCTTTGAACATGCCAGTCGCTCTAATTGCTTATGTCGAAGTCTTGGATAAataattttgagaaaaaaaactaAGTCTCAACTTCAACTTCTGAGTAGCGACTTCGACCTCTTGGACTATGACTCTTTATGTAGAAATGCTCTTGACTCCAACCTCTTGGGATAAAATTTCCATGTCAAAATACTCCTCATATATGTCCAAATTTCACAAAGTATCCTTCGAACTCCTATTTGTCGAGCTCAATGACGTCGAAATTCCAGGCTAACAAATTGCCACAAAAATGCCACGTTCGACAAATTGGAGAAAATGGCGTTGTTGGATTCTGAATCCATGAAGAAACTTAAACCTAGAGAAAATATGTTACTTGCTGTACCTTATTAGTTACTTTAACTTTGGATGAATGCTATGTTTGAACATTCTCTACAAATCAACACCCCTAATCatgaaattgaagaaatcaagaaCATGCAAATTGAAGGTACTTGACTCGCCTTAATGACTCCAACTGATATAGGACATAGGACACAAAAAGCTTTCATAGAGTATTTCATGATTTTTTCCAAGCGTCATTCTTTTACTCCAACAATGGCTTCCTTGCAAAGCGAAATTAATCGGTAAATTAGCCAGTGTACTAATATGcctatgtagtaataatgggaaaTCTCAAAGTATCAATCTCAAGGATTGCATGGTGATATAGAGTTATCGTTTCAATTCAGTTAAACAAAAGCCTTGGGTTTTTTTGGAGAATTATAAAATAACAATAAGTAAATAAGAGATtggttttgacaaatatgagtagcATGCCATGGTAGGTGtttgcattaacatgtaacaactctgaatccTTATTTCAATAACGAGTTCTAAATGATCAATTACTGGTCCTTAAGGATGTCTACTCTTTAATCCATAGTGAGCAAACCTTTAAATAttcaatcctaatcctaatggCCTTCGAGATTAGTGATGAAATcaagcattattattattattatcaagaatGTTTCGATTagtatagggtatccctagtcctagatgatatctactatagtataatcgATCAAAGGATTTAACAACAACGGTCCAACCCTAATTGTTAACCATGAATCCCTGTTGGTCTGACAGGAAAAGCATTAAAAACATTGAACGATTAAATCAATTATGAAAAACTAATAGATTATTGAAAGTAAGAATTAAAAGTAGTTTACAatgtcaaatcagggacaccccctagcattgggagTTTAGCCACACATATTGTTCAAAATAATTGCAATACAAAAATTAGACATTATAAGGAAttggggaactttgatcttcaattgcttaCACTCATGAATCTCTTCATCTTTCCGATAACCTTGATCTCTCCAATCTTCAATTGTGTAAATTAACCATGTTGTCAAAAGTCCTCTCATTCTTCTTCAAAACTCATTTAAATAGCACACattcacttaggttggttggaaatATCAAAAATACCCTCGTAGGCCAGCTACAGAGCAAAATACCCAAATTTACTGAAATCAGCGTCacaacccaacacgggccgtgtcaggcaacatgGGCACCCATGTTGGGTCTCTGACAAATTATTCTCTTTTCTCAAGTCCCCAGACatgcaacacggcccgtgtcagctgacacggtcgcccgtgttgcaccactgactTCCACATTTGTTTTGAAGCATGTTTTTTGCACTTCCTCTAAATCTCCGAGTTTTTCACTTTTTCGCCCTGATTTGTCCTGATTCATTCATTTGAGCCTGAAGACAGTAAACCACATAACCAAAACATAAAACGAAGAAGAAAATCATAAAACGCTTAACAATATAAACCAAAGACAACTAAAATCAATGTTAACTaaatgtgtaaaaaccactgatcaaactcccccaaacttaaatcgTTGCTTGACAttaagcgacaattacaagagctAATGAAATTCGTAGCATACCGGTACTCATACATGAGACTTCCTTTCAAATTGGTCAAATGGTAGTTCGTTCGGTATTCACATGACGCAAAGAGTTTTTGCGAGAACAATTTAAACCTAGGCTCCCCTTTCAGAAGATACCTCTCTAACTATGCTTTGTACTTAAGTCTTTTCTTTGGATTTTCCTCCattttcattcggacaatcaaaTTAAGGAAATGGAATTTATGATAATCATCTCATGCACAAGACTAATCAAGAATTTTTAGTTTATAAATTATCCTTATTTGGACTACGTTTGGATATCAACCCCCTTTGCGCTGAATAACCGgttgagggttacccaacttagtgGGCCGGTTGCCCAAACCACTCATACATCACGTGAATCTAGTTTATGCCAAACTGtcaaaataaactactcaaggagtacttctcaggatacaagcactatggtacaaatctacacgttagactcataTCTCTTTTTAGGAAACAAGAGGGGGTTAAAAACCCCCTTTCTGTCatattattccgaacttcctacACTCAAACAAccatcccttcatctctatatactattctcgGTCGCTTTTGAGATAAAAAACTcttatgaaaaacaaaaaaatcggtcaaatttgggaagaactcaatgtaTGGTTTTACACATAGCATAAcacaacataaaaagaaaaaaaaatgcaaggacccccccccccccccccccccccccccaaacttgaactaaacattgacccaaatgtttcagaacaagacCGAGAGGGGTGACTCATAGAGGGTAATGCAACTCTAGTTGTCACTTCCTAATTTTCACCAGAAAGACCCAGTTTTTATCACCTAAAAACacaacaaacacaaaaagaaaactaagttaTTAAAAGTATGGActgcctcccacaaagcgcttcgtttagTGTCGCATGGCTCTACGGTCTATTatcctttattatggagggtaatTCCTCTTCCATACCTTGTTGATTGTCATTTCCGCAACCAAGAACTCATGTAGATTAAAAGTATGAACatttttctcttcaaatcaattccaacTTTCATTTCCTCACCTTGATGcacctttttatttttcttcttgacCTATTGAATGAACTTAGGAATTTTGATAGATTCATGAGATAAAGCCACCTGAGAAACTATGCTTGAGACTTTTTCTGggagagattttgaaaattttctttctCCTTCAAGTTTGATCATACCAACTGAAGATTGATTACTTTCACATGCACCTTATTTCTTGATCTCCAACACCTTCAACGTTATCTCTTCATTAAAAGATTTTAACGTCAGCGTCCCTTTCTCAATATCAAAATTGCATCGACTAGTAAGCAAAAAAGGTCGACCAAGAATGATATGagtatcttcatcttcaagaatgTCCATGATCTAGAAATCAACTGGAAAGACAAATTTGTCAATTTCCACCAATACATCTTTACCTATCCCATATGAATACTTAATGGTGTGATCAACAAATTTCATTTTTGTCCCACTCTCACGTATCTTTCCAATGCCAAGcttttttaaaagagataatgGCATTAAGCTCACACTAGAACCATAATCAATTAGCACCTTCTTGAATGTTCTGTCATTTATAGTGCAAGGTATTGCAACCGCCCCAGGATCTTTCTTCTCGATTGGAATCCTCCTTTCGGGAGCGATTCTACCACACTTTTTAGTTATAGTTGCTTGTTTATCTCCCACTGGTCTCTTCTTATTAATCACATTTATCATAAATTTTTTGTGCAAGGGCATTtactcaagtgcttcaaagaaaggcaTATTAATCTCTCTTTTTGAACAGTgtatcaaatttctcaaaatattTCTCTTTGGAATACTTCTTTGCCACTCTAGTGGGGAATAATAACTTAATCACCGATTTAGCCTCctttcgatctctttcttgcaacTACCTGTTATCATCAAGTCATCGAGATAGAGACATAATTCACTCTTCTGTCTTCTTACATATGCTCCATGCTCaattgtgcacttcacaaattccttcTCTCGTAGGAAACTGtcaatcttcttattccaagctcttagaGCTTGCTTAAGTCCATACAGGGATTTATGCAGCCAGTACACCTTTCTCTCTttgccatgtttcacaaacccaactggttgtaCAACATAAACTTCTTCGTCTTAGGGGTCATTCAGGAATTCACATTTTACATCCATCTGGCATATTTGCCAACTGTTCAAGTTTGTTAGACCAACAACATATCTGATTGTTTTGATCCTAGCAACAGGTGCAAAAACTTCATTGAAGTCgattccttccttctgaagaaatcctttccCCACAAGTCTCGCCTTGTGTCGAGTTACTTCCCATTTAGAATTcaacttcaccttgtatacccacttcataTCAATTGCTTTCTTGCATCGAGGCAATTCGATAAGTGACCAAGTGTTGTTGACATCAATGGACTTCAGTTCCTCATTCAAAGCTTTCACCCACTTAGATTCCTTTAATGCCTCAATTGCATTGACTAGTTCGACATCTGCATAGAAAGTACTGTGTACCAGATCACCTTCATTATCGATTGCATCATCTGGTGTAAttacacattcttgcaaccttgaaGGCATGTGTCTAGTTCTTTGAGGTTTGCTTGGACCAACATCACCTCtgtcttcttcttgtcaaacttcttTTCTTTCGACTTCAGTTGCTGGTTCTTCACATAAGATTCTTACTAAATCCTTCTTTACATTTTAGTCCGATCTTATTACTTAAGCTCATTTATGATCACGTCCCTGTTGATCACTACTTTCTTGTTCACTAGGTCAAACAGTTTGTATtctccagtcgaatgatatcctattaggatcatttgactcaacttgtcatcaagttttcctTTCAACTAATCAAGCACATGTTTATGTGCTATAAATCCAAATATCTTCAGATGACTTAAGCTAGGCTTGACACCAGACCAATATTCTTCTAGCATAATTCCTTCTAGCTTTTTTGTCGGACATCTTTTCACAATGAATGTTGCAGTCCACATAGCTTGACCTCAAATTTCCttaggtaaatgcttgcctttcaacatacttctcaccatgttcatgatggtttgattcttcctttctgcagttccattATGTTGTTAAGTGTATGGTGCCACCACCTCATGCATAATCCCTTTTTTTTCACATAACATTTCGAAGtatttcgacacatattctccaccactaTCAGTCCTCAAAATATTGAGGTTTCCACCACTCTGTCTTTCAACCATAGATTTAAACTTGGAAATACCTCAATtgcttcacttttcttcttgattagaTAAGTCCATAGTTTTAAGCTGAAATCATTTATGAACACGACAAAGTATTTTTTACCTCTATTTGAATGCACTTGGATTGGAGCACACACATCTGAGTATATGATTTCAAGAATTTCCTTCGACTTGTTTCCTGCATCCTTGTTGAAGTTGTTCTTGTGTTGCTTCGCcttcacacattcctcacatacctctTTTGGAATGTAGATTTATGGCAatcctgaaaccatatttcttctttttAAATATCTTATGtctttgaagttgagatggccaAGTTGATAATGTCATATCCATTCATATATGCTAGCTGCAGTTGTAAGGCACTTGCGCTCCATCACATTAAGTTAAGTTTTAAAGGTTCTATTTTGAGACAttggagccttcaagattaaccttcctCTTGCGCCGCCGACTCTCATTATCTCGTCTTTGACCTAcagtttataattattttttaccaACTACCCTATACTGAGAAAATTTCTCTTTATGCCTAGTATGTAcaacacaatggaaattacaGACCTTTTGCCATCTTTCCTCATAATCAAAACATCTCCAATACATTCACCTTCTAAAGTATTGCCATTTATAAATTTCAACATGTTCTTCATTGATGGTTTTATGTTGACAaaatgataagtgccaaaatgtcgatattttgagtatataattgtggcacttatcgattctattcattccgtttttgtaataaaatcccaacttttgtgtaaatatgtatatatttgagTTTTGATTCGTTTAAGtatcgtttaatagtttttcctttgtttttataggtatttatgcatattagagcctcgaggaataaagtgtcgaaggcacggctttgATTGTGCAGTTTTGGAGCTAAATAAGGAAGTTTTGTAGCagaaggtccgcttagcggagcttGGCAGAAGCTGGAAGAAATTTTGGGCCCGCTTAGCGGAGGGGTCTCGCTAAGCGAGGTTACCTGTACTACTGCAGATATTTTGGGGAATAAGTgtagtccgctgagcggacctgcgcagaattgtgtttatatttcttcatttgagacattttagggttatggttttgggaaagttttagtcccaactccatcattttcattcttagagtaggattggcTTAGAAAAAAACAGTgagtcatgcacttggaagatcggaggtgaaTTTCTCATCagccggagctgacaacccgcgagatgtttggtttatctcttatattctttgtgtattccttttgtgttgggtttgtttgtatatttacttgaatcttatgtatatttaccgattataatgttatgtttaacttgctttacaagtctgtgttgatattatcctggatttttgctctacgctggggatttggggtgctttagagataaacttcttgaatccttatctaggatgataatctgttggttctgaactctagagatagatttagaactACCATTCACCGTGgatatctgtacttaatgctttcgtgtttgagcggcgcgcgagagatcgccgacgcgagaatacggatgttctcgcaacttcgcgttagagatgaccttagttgtgagatgatctcgtttgtgctccagagatggacgcttatgtgagagatacgtgatgacatagatgattatcgtaggttgagtataacgggttggtaagtgtatgtttgtgaagagtgaatatatttacattcctgataagttatttctcttctaagaatgtgtttactcttttcctgtctatatctttgtttactttttgctcattcaatccaaagttcgaaaccgtagaaactgttgaatggcatctctccatatctgaggacgataattcccggatcaatattttcaaatcttttttgttgcttgccctatactgcattcaacacaaaccaatctttccttccatacatgtgtgatgagcatcctgattCCTGAGTTCAAGTACCATTATTCCTTAAAtctcttgttgtgaccatcagcatcatcttttcttcttctttgtggtttgcaaactttgcatcactttcttgattttTTTCCTTGGAAATCACTAGATTAGTGACCATACTTATGACAATTGAAACACTAAATGTGACTTTTGTCAGGTTTTCGACCATCACCTCTTCCTCTGTTTGcaacaccacctctttggttgctttGGTAAGAGGGATTTCTCTGATTCGACCAGTTTCCTTCTTGTTGATTTTGAACTGCCGAATTATCGTAGCTTCCTCTACCTTTGTTTCCATTCCAACCTCAtttgcctttcttttcttttgctgaCTGATCATGCAGAGCCACACCGCTCTTCAACTTTCCTACAGCTCTTTCAACCAttttttgttcatgagattcaagcgtccctttgAGCTCTTCCTTTGTCAATGTTGATAAATCtttcgactcttctatggctaccaccacGTGGTCGAACTTTGGAGCCAATGACCTCAAGATCTTTGCCACAACTGatcttgatgtcaacactttTTCACATACCTTAATTTGATTCACCAGTTTTGTAACCCTATTGAAGAAATCAATTATGCTTTCACTTTCCTCCATTtgaagcaattcatatgttctTTTGTGAgcttgtaacctcacctctttcaccttttacgcgtctccaaaagacttttcaaaAATTTCCCAGGCTTTTTTTTGCTAATTCAACATCATTCAGCTTCTCAAAATTATCTGGATCaacacattgatgaattataaagagtgctttataattcttcttcttcttcttcttcaattttttGTGTTAAGCCTTTTCTTCATCTATTGCAATTGCTGCAAGCAGTGTTACTCCTTCtttcacaagatcccaaagatcttgataacagaaaactatcttcatctgcttgcaccaattctcataattCCGACCCTTCAGAATTGGGAGACTCGCTAGAAAATGCCTattcggatgattcattgccatcaTAATTTTCTTCCCATGAAACACTTAACTAgtgctctagataccagatgttggaaatcCACTCAAACGTATGGATATTTTCTATCAATCTCgatgaacaagattgttatcTCTATACAATGAcaatagagaaaagaaaaaattgagaAAGAAATGTGAATTCGGATTTGAACAAAATAAGAGGAGGAAAAATATTTTCTACAGAGTTTCTTTCTGCTTCCATACTGGAATTATTCTTTTGCAAACTGCAAATATTCAATGTTATACAAAATAAaggttactccctctatttatagttttaggttgCTTTTTCCTTAACCCAAAACTACAAAAACTCAAAATACATATTTTGGTCTAAATCGAAATCCTGTGTCAAGTAACCTGCTTCGACAATTTCACATTTAATACAACTCGACACACATTAGACTATTTCAACACACCCTTATTTCTATCGAACAACATGTTGCTTTGACATAAGAAATTACAATCTCAACCAAATATTTCTGATCAAAATGAAAATTTTCTAATAATGAATCAAGACTATGAATAGTTTTAGAGGGAAAAGTTCTCCCCTCTCTCTAAAATTATGT
The Vicia villosa cultivar HV-30 ecotype Madison, WI linkage group LG6, Vvil1.0, whole genome shotgun sequence genome window above contains:
- the LOC131614854 gene encoding uncharacterized protein LOC131614854 gives rise to the protein MINVINKKRPVGDKQATITKKCGRIAPERRIPIEKKDPGAVAIPCTINDRTFKKVLIDYGSSVSLMPLSLLKKLGIGKIRESGTKMKFVDHTIKYSYGIGKDVLVEIDKFVFPVDF